The stretch of DNA GAGCGTGTCGAGCTATTTCACCTTTTATGTCATCGACAAGTTTGCGCTGAGCATACAGCAGGCACAGCTGATGCTCTTTCTGTTCCTTGGCTCGGTCGCCGTCGGCACGTTCCTCGGTGGACCGATCGGCGATCGCTTCGGCGCCCGTTTCGTCATCTGGTTCTCAATCCTCGGCGTCATTCCTTTCGCGCTTCTCCTGCCCTATGCGAACCTTTTCTGGACCGGCATCCTCAGCGTCGTCATCGGCCTGATCTTCGCTTCGGCCTTCTCGGCGATCGTGGTCTTCGCCCAGGAACTGGTGCCTGGGCGCGTCGGCCTGATTGCCGGCGTCTTTTTCGGCTTTGCATTCGGGGCAGGGGGGCTTGGCGCAGCATTGCTCGGCAGTTTCGCCGATACTCACGGCATCGACTTCGTCTACCGCGTCTGCTCCTACCTGCCGCTGCTCGGCCTCCTGACGGTCTTCCTGCCGCGCATTCCCAAGCAGAAACCTGCCTGAGGCGATATCGCCCCGGACGGTATCGAGCCCGAAGCATCAGGCGATTTCAGACGCTATGATCACTCACGGGATGAACGTATTTTTCTCTTCCCATAGGGCGGGAGGGATCACCATTCCTTTAATCCACTATTTTTATAGATAATATTCGTCCGATGATACCGCCGGTCTCGGCATGATATTGGAAGGAAACGGCATGTCTGCTTACAAACTGGTTGGCCTTGCGGGTAGCTTCAACCGCCCCTCGAAGACCTTAGCGCTTGTCGAAAACATTGCCGGCCTCGCCGGTGCGACATACGGCTTCGACAACACCCTCTACGACCTCACCGATGTCGGCCCCTCGCTTGGCCAGGCGCTGCGCCGTGACGATCTCGACATTCGCGCAAAGGAAGTCATCGACGACATCGTCAATGCCGATCTGCTGGTCATCGGAGCGCCGACCTACAAGGGCAGCTATCCCGGCCTCTTCAAGCATCTGATCGACCTGATCGACCCGCATGAGTTGCGCGCCAAACCAATCATCATCACCGCGACCGGCGGCGGCGAGCGCCATGCACTGATGGTCGAGCATCAGTTGCGCCCGCTCTTTGGCTTCTTCATGTCGCATACGCTGCCGACGGCCGTCTACGCGTCCGACCGCGACTTCACCGATTACCGTGTCGCATCCGAACCGCTTTCCAACCGCATCACCGAGGTTGTCGGTGAGCTCGCGGCCTTCTTTCCCAGCCGGGGTCACGCTCTTATCGCTGCCGAATGAAGAGTGTCGGAACTTTAAAACGGCGCCCGCTGAGGCGCCGTTTTCGTTTTTAGGACCCATTCGGAAGCCGTCATGGTTCACAAATTTGATGGAAATTTATCCTGCCGATATCGATGGCAGGGCAAGAGTTTTTCCGACCCTTCCTCCACATCAGACATTCGTGCTTCGCGCCCGATAGGCGCATTTGCCATGATCGGCCAGCTCGGGGCGCTTGGCCTCATTCAGTCAGACGGGATATAAAATGACCAAGAATAAAAATCACGGCCTCCACCTTTCGCGCCGCGCAACTCTTGCCGCCGTTTCCGCCGCCGCGCTCTTTGCCTTTGCAGTGCCCGCTCCCTCCTTTGCCGAGGATAAGTCGATCAAGGTCGGCATCATGGCCGGCGAAGAGGAAGACATCTGGCGCGTGGTCACGAGCGAGGCTGCCAAGAATGGCCTCAAGATCGAGACCATCACCTTCAACGACTATACGCAGCCGAATGAAGCGCTGGAGCGTGGCGAACTTGACGCCAACGCCTTCCAGCACCAGCCCTATCTCGACAACCAGATCAAACAACACGGTTATCATATCGTTCGCGTCGGATATACCGGGGTCTGGCCGATCGGCCTCTACACCAAGAAGTACAAATCCGTCGGCGAGATCCCCGAAGGCGCGGTCATCGGCGTGCCTAACGATCCCTCGAAC from Rhizobium sp. NZLR1 encodes:
- the msuE gene encoding FMN reductase, coding for MSAYKLVGLAGSFNRPSKTLALVENIAGLAGATYGFDNTLYDLTDVGPSLGQALRRDDLDIRAKEVIDDIVNADLLVIGAPTYKGSYPGLFKHLIDLIDPHELRAKPIIITATGGGERHALMVEHQLRPLFGFFMSHTLPTAVYASDRDFTDYRVASEPLSNRITEVVGELAAFFPSRGHALIAAE
- a CDS encoding MetQ/NlpA family lipoprotein encodes the protein MTKNKNHGLHLSRRATLAAVSAAALFAFAVPAPSFAEDKSIKVGIMAGEEEDIWRVVTSEAAKNGLKIETITFNDYTQPNEALERGELDANAFQHQPYLDNQIKQHGYHIVRVGYTGVWPIGLYTKKYKSVGEIPEGAVIGVPNDPSNEGRALRVLQSEGLIKLNDGTGILATVADVSDNPKKIEIKELDAGIVGRSIDDLDAGVVNTDWALKSGLSPAERIAQEPIADNPYRNFIAVKDENKDAEWVKTLVSSYQNDTVKAEFDKVYKGTGLSAY